From a region of the Coprococcus comes ATCC 27758 genome:
- a CDS encoding ABC transporter ATP-binding protein, protein MENLLEVKNLQFSFRTYGGVVKAVRDVSFEVRPGEILGIVGESGCGKSVTSQCLMRLNPEPPGFFEGGEILYKGKDVLKMNKKELRQFRGKEISYIFQDPMTSLNPTMRIGKQIEEVFVGRKGMSAAEKKAKALEILKMVGISDGERRYKQYPHELSGGMKQRVMIAIALVGSPSIVIADEPTTSLDVTIEAQILDVLKNLQKTLGTSIILITHDLGVIAKLCDRVLVMYGGKIVERGSVDEIFYDTAHPYTKGLMHSIAKLDTARGHKLQPIEGTPPDLFAPPKGCPFAARCEYCMEICKDMPPQTYELSKEHETCCWLQHEYAPDTDMRRKVTEKGEV, encoded by the coding sequence ATGGAAAATTTATTGGAAGTAAAAAATCTGCAATTCTCTTTCCGTACATACGGTGGAGTTGTAAAAGCTGTTCGTGATGTCAGCTTTGAAGTCCGTCCGGGAGAAATTCTTGGTATAGTTGGAGAATCCGGATGTGGAAAGAGTGTTACCTCTCAGTGCCTGATGAGACTGAATCCGGAACCGCCTGGATTCTTTGAAGGCGGAGAGATTCTTTATAAAGGAAAAGATGTTCTGAAAATGAACAAAAAAGAACTTCGTCAGTTCCGTGGAAAAGAGATCAGTTATATTTTTCAGGATCCTATGACCTCATTGAACCCGACAATGCGTATCGGAAAACAGATTGAAGAAGTATTCGTCGGAAGAAAAGGTATGAGTGCAGCTGAGAAAAAAGCAAAAGCACTTGAAATCCTTAAAATGGTAGGTATCTCTGATGGAGAACGCCGTTACAAACAGTATCCACATGAACTTTCAGGTGGTATGAAACAGCGTGTTATGATTGCGATCGCTCTGGTAGGAAGCCCGAGCATCGTTATTGCCGATGAGCCGACTACTTCTTTGGATGTTACAATTGAAGCACAGATTCTTGATGTACTGAAAAATCTTCAGAAAACACTTGGGACATCTATTATCCTGATCACACATGACCTTGGTGTTATCGCAAAGCTTTGCGACCGTGTACTGGTTATGTATGGAGGAAAGATCGTAGAACGTGGATCTGTAGATGAGATTTTCTATGATACAGCACATCCTTACACAAAAGGACTTATGCATTCAATTGCCAAACTGGATACAGCAAGAGGCCACAAATTGCAGCCAATCGAAGGAACACCTCCGGATCTGTTTGCACCTCCGAAAGGATGTCCGTTCGCGGCAAGATGTGAATACTGCATGGAAATCTGTAAAGATATGCCGCCACAGACTTATGAGCTTTCAAAAGAACATGAAACCTGTTGCTGGCTGCAGCATGAATATGCACCGGATACAGACATGAGAAGAAAAGTAACTGAGAAAGGAGAGGTGTAA
- a CDS encoding peptide ABC transporter substrate-binding protein: MKKKLLAALLATAMTVTMFAGCGTPGSKDSKKDDSSASSGKKRITYTLREDLPSMDPQNSNSISCATAEICTYAMLTRNVEGEIKPDAAESWDISDDGLTYTFHLRDGLKWSDGEDVKAGDYVYGIQRLMDPEMASDYAFIGYILKNGAEVNSGSVPVDELGVSAPDDKTVVIELAHPATYFLSMAAMATFGPARKDYVEKYGKEYAADPEKSVYNGPFKMTEWKHGDEMILSKNENYWDADSIKLDEICVKTVADAKTAVAMWEQGEVDITVVPTEMTDQYTENTEFYYTGADDYIMLNMSEDRPLANKNLRFALNYAINRTEYNKLVNNDVYDVAQRLVLPNVQAADDQTYGEAYPYTPFPAENDNDKAKEYLDAAMKEMGVSNPADIKITLLTTDTDGAKKQAEVLQEQYQKNLGITVEINQVTYKQRLQMETEKDYDMVVTGWVPDYSDAYSYLELWISDGQYNHSGYANAEYDKLLKDSQTETDAKTRQDMLFQAEQIFLGEDSALVPLQLRRDQYLINPKISNFNVYFVGYDFDLVYADISE; the protein is encoded by the coding sequence ATGAAAAAGAAATTATTAGCAGCTTTACTTGCTACAGCAATGACAGTAACAATGTTTGCTGGCTGTGGTACACCGGGATCCAAAGATTCCAAGAAAGATGACAGCAGTGCTTCATCAGGAAAGAAGAGAATTACTTACACACTTCGTGAAGACCTTCCTTCTATGGATCCACAGAACAGTAACTCTATCTCATGTGCAACAGCAGAAATCTGCACCTATGCGATGCTGACACGTAACGTGGAAGGCGAAATCAAACCAGATGCAGCTGAAAGCTGGGATATTTCAGATGACGGACTTACTTACACATTCCACCTTCGTGATGGACTGAAATGGTCTGACGGAGAAGATGTAAAAGCAGGCGATTATGTTTATGGTATCCAGAGACTTATGGATCCAGAAATGGCAAGCGATTACGCATTCATCGGATATATCCTCAAAAACGGTGCAGAAGTAAATAGCGGTTCTGTGCCTGTCGATGAACTTGGCGTATCTGCACCAGATGACAAGACAGTTGTTATCGAACTTGCACATCCGGCTACATACTTCCTTAGTATGGCTGCTATGGCAACATTCGGTCCTGCAAGAAAAGATTATGTAGAAAAATACGGAAAAGAATATGCAGCTGATCCGGAAAAATCTGTTTATAACGGACCGTTCAAGATGACAGAGTGGAAACACGGCGATGAAATGATCCTTTCTAAGAATGAAAATTACTGGGATGCAGACAGCATCAAGCTTGATGAAATCTGCGTAAAGACAGTTGCAGATGCTAAGACAGCGGTTGCTATGTGGGAACAGGGCGAAGTTGATATCACAGTTGTACCTACTGAAATGACAGATCAGTATACAGAAAATACTGAATTCTACTATACAGGTGCAGATGATTACATCATGCTCAACATGTCAGAAGACAGACCGCTTGCTAACAAGAACCTGAGATTTGCTTTGAACTATGCAATCAACAGAACAGAATACAACAAGCTGGTTAACAATGACGTATATGACGTTGCACAGAGACTTGTACTTCCAAACGTGCAGGCGGCAGATGACCAGACATACGGAGAAGCTTATCCATATACACCATTCCCGGCAGAAAATGATAATGATAAAGCAAAAGAATATCTGGATGCAGCAATGAAAGAAATGGGCGTTTCTAATCCGGCAGACATCAAGATTACTCTTCTTACAACTGATACAGATGGTGCTAAGAAGCAGGCTGAAGTTCTTCAGGAACAGTATCAGAAGAACCTTGGTATTACAGTAGAAATCAACCAGGTAACTTACAAACAGAGACTTCAGATGGAAACTGAAAAAGACTACGATATGGTAGTAACAGGATGGGTTCCGGACTACTCTGACGCATACTCTTATCTGGAACTGTGGATCAGCGATGGTCAGTATAACCACTCTGGATATGCGAACGCTGAATACGACAAGCTTCTTAAAGATTCTCAGACAGAGACAGATGCTAAGACAAGACAGGATATGCTGTTCCAGGCAGAACAGATCTTCCTTGGAGAAGATTCCGCTCTTGTACCGCTTCAGTTACGTAGAGACCAGTATCTGATCAATCCGAAGATTTCTAACTTCAATGTATACTTTGTCGGATATGACTTCGATCTGGTATATGCAGACATCAGCGAATAA
- a CDS encoding ABC transporter permease: MAKYIAKRVALAIVTLLVLTSVVFVLVRLMPGDPFSSDKMTPEIKANLEAYYGLDKPLAEQYITYMKNVLHGDLGYSMKYESQTVNRIIADSFPYSADLGIRSLCFALFFGLILGIVAALNRGKKLDFVCILIAIIGTSIPDFIMGSVLQYFFGIKWQILPVAQYTSFKHTILPSIAVGFYTLASISRLMRSSMLEVVSSDYTKTARAKGLSDFRITVKHQIRNAITPIITIMGPTVASVLTGTFVIEALFAIPGMGKHYVDSINMADYTLVLGMTIFYGAFLIVSILIVDILYGIVDPRIRLSGKKR, encoded by the coding sequence ATGGCAAAATATATAGCTAAACGAGTTGCATTAGCCATCGTAACACTTTTGGTACTTACAAGTGTTGTATTCGTCCTGGTTCGTCTGATGCCGGGAGATCCGTTCTCAAGTGACAAGATGACACCGGAGATCAAAGCGAATCTGGAAGCTTACTATGGTTTGGATAAACCGCTTGCAGAGCAGTATATAACTTATATGAAGAATGTGCTTCATGGTGATCTGGGGTATTCTATGAAGTATGAGAGTCAGACAGTTAACCGTATTATTGCTGACTCATTCCCATACTCAGCAGACCTGGGAATCCGTTCACTGTGCTTTGCACTGTTCTTCGGACTGATCCTTGGAATTGTAGCAGCACTGAATCGAGGAAAGAAACTGGACTTCGTCTGTATTTTGATTGCGATCATTGGTACATCGATTCCTGACTTCATCATGGGATCTGTACTTCAGTATTTCTTTGGAATCAAATGGCAGATTCTTCCGGTTGCGCAGTACACAAGCTTTAAGCACACAATTTTACCGTCAATCGCGGTTGGATTCTATACACTGGCATCCATTTCCCGTCTGATGCGTTCCAGTATGCTGGAAGTTGTATCTTCAGATTATACAAAGACAGCACGTGCGAAAGGTTTATCGGATTTCCGAATTACAGTTAAACATCAGATCCGTAATGCGATCACACCGATCATTACCATTATGGGACCGACAGTTGCATCTGTATTAACAGGAACATTCGTAATCGAAGCCCTTTTCGCAATCCCTGGAATGGGAAAACATTATGTAGACAGTATTAACATGGCAGATTATACACTGGTTCTTGGTATGACGATCTTCTACGGAGCATTCCTGATCGTGTCAATCCTGATTGTAGATATCTTATACGGTATTGTAGATCCGAGAATCCGTCTGAGTGGTAAAAAAAGGTAG
- a CDS encoding M24 family metallopeptidase, which translates to MDRLTQLREYMEKERLDAFYIAKPANVRCISGFTGEDSFLFITKANQYFITDARYTEQASYECPDYELVNWRINFGYSMGKAVAYCADKDGVKTIGFEQDHLTFEKWNSMQAELSAEMVPTLNVIEGFRAIKTPEEIKNLTVACDIASRAFEKIIKDIRPGVTEKEIASRLAHYMVMEGADTKPYGGIVISGAKSSLLHGIPDSKPIEYGDFVLMDYGCQYKGYLSDMTRTVVVGKADAKQREVYDLCRRMTEDTEASVRAGVTGTSCYEASLEAIKDTEYLPYNYTGIGHGVGLFVHELPNIGLNCENILQENSIMTVEPGLYIPGWGGVRLEDQGIITKDGYENLISATHELIEL; encoded by the coding sequence ATGGACAGATTAACTCAATTGCGAGAGTACATGGAAAAAGAAAGACTGGATGCGTTTTATATTGCAAAGCCGGCGAATGTACGTTGTATCAGCGGATTTACGGGGGAAGACTCATTCCTTTTTATCACAAAGGCGAATCAGTATTTTATCACTGATGCAAGATACACAGAGCAGGCATCTTATGAATGTCCGGATTACGAACTTGTAAACTGGCGAATCAATTTTGGCTACAGCATGGGGAAAGCTGTTGCATATTGCGCAGACAAAGATGGAGTTAAAACAATTGGATTTGAACAGGATCATCTGACATTTGAAAAATGGAACTCTATGCAGGCTGAACTCAGTGCTGAGATGGTTCCGACGCTGAACGTAATCGAAGGCTTCCGCGCGATCAAGACGCCGGAAGAGATCAAGAACCTTACCGTTGCCTGCGATATCGCATCCAGAGCATTTGAAAAAATTATAAAAGACATCCGTCCGGGTGTGACAGAAAAAGAAATCGCATCCAGACTTGCACATTACATGGTAATGGAAGGTGCAGATACCAAACCGTACGGTGGAATCGTTATTTCAGGAGCAAAGAGCTCTCTGCTTCACGGGATTCCGGACAGTAAGCCAATCGAATACGGAGATTTCGTATTGATGGATTATGGATGCCAGTACAAAGGCTATCTTTCAGATATGACAAGAACAGTAGTTGTCGGCAAGGCAGACGCCAAACAGAGAGAAGTGTATGATCTCTGCCGTCGTATGACAGAAGATACAGAAGCATCTGTAAGAGCCGGTGTGACAGGAACTTCCTGCTATGAAGCTTCACTTGAAGCAATCAAAGATACAGAATACCTTCCGTATAATTATACAGGAATCGGTCATGGAGTTGGGCTGTTCGTCCATGAACTTCCGAATATCGGACTGAACTGTGAGAATATCTTACAGGAGAACAGCATAATGACAGTAGAACCAGGACTTTATATTCCGGGTTGGGGTGGTGTCAGACTTGAGGATCAGGGCATCATCACAAAAGACGGATATGAAAACCTGATCAGTGCTACACATGAGCTAATAGAATTATAA
- the rpoC gene encoding DNA-directed RNA polymerase subunit beta', with translation MTETKKEPTYQPISFDAIKIGLASPEKILEWSRGEVTKPETINYRTLKPERDGLFCEKIFGPSKDWECHCGKYKKIRYKGVVCDRCGVEVTKATVRRERMGHIALAAPVSHIWYFKGIPSRMGLILDLSPRTLEKVLYFASYIVLDKGETDLSYKQVLSEAEYQEARENWGNGFRVGMGAEAIKELLEAIDLEKDYAELQAGLEGATGQKRARIVKRLEVVEAFRESGNKPEWMIMTAIPVIPPDLRPMVQLDGGRFATSDLNDLYRRIINRNNRLRRLLELGAPDIIVRNEKRMLQEAVDALIDNGRRGRPVTGPGNRALKSLSDMLKGKSGRFRQNLLGKRVDYSGRSVIVVGPELKIYQCGLPKEMAIELFKPFVMKELVESGAAHNIKNAKKMVERLQPEVWDVLEDVIKEHPVMLNRAPTLHRLGIQAFEPILVEGKAIKLHPLVCTAFNADFDGDQMAVHLPLSVEAQAECRFLLLSPNNLLKPSDGGPVAVPSQDMVLGIYYLTQERPGAKGEGKVFKSVNEAILAYENGVVTLHSRIKVRVTKTMPDGTKKTGTVESTLGRFIFNEIIPQDLGFVDREKEGNELVLEVDFHVGKKQLKQILEKVINTHGASATAEVLDHVKSMGYKLSTRAAMTVSISDMTVPPQKPELIARAQSTVDKITRNFKRGLITEEERYKEVVETWKETDDELTEALLTGLDKYNNIFMMADSGARGSDKQIKQLAGMRGLMADTTGHTIELPIKSNFREGLDVLEYFMSAHGARKGMSDTALRTADSGYLTRRLVDVSQDLIIREVDCVSKDAEIPGMYLHAFMDGNEEIESLQERITGRYSCYTICDKDGNVLVKANHMITPKRAEKIMKYGVDENGNSPLKKVKVRTILTCKSHIGICAKCYGANMATGEPVQVGEAVGIIAAQSIGEPGTQLTMRTFHSGGVAGGDITQGLPRVEELFEARKPKGLAIITEIAGVANLNDTKKKREIIVTNQQTGETKTYLIPYGSRIKVQDGAVLEAGDELTEGSVNPHDLLKIKGLRAAQDYMLQEVQRVYRLQGVEINDKHIEVIVRQMLKKIRIEERGDTEFLPGTMVDVLEFNDVNEQMVTEGKEPATGEQIMLGITKASLATDSFLSAASFQETTKVLTEAAIKGKVDHLIGLKENVIIGKLIPAGTGMRKYRDVKLDTGLGMDMDDEISFDDFDMDDDTESEVSAETAETVETEENADETVTVEE, from the coding sequence ATGACAGAAACAAAAAAAGAACCAACGTATCAACCGATTTCATTTGATGCGATTAAAATAGGTCTGGCATCTCCGGAAAAGATTCTGGAATGGTCAAGAGGTGAAGTTACAAAGCCGGAGACAATCAACTACAGAACACTGAAGCCGGAAAGAGACGGTCTGTTCTGTGAGAAAATCTTCGGACCTAGCAAAGACTGGGAATGCCACTGTGGTAAATACAAAAAGATCCGTTATAAAGGTGTTGTATGCGACCGCTGTGGTGTAGAAGTAACAAAAGCAACTGTGCGACGTGAACGTATGGGTCACATCGCACTTGCAGCACCGGTTTCTCATATCTGGTATTTCAAAGGTATTCCGAGCCGTATGGGACTGATCCTGGATCTTTCACCGAGAACTCTGGAAAAAGTACTGTATTTCGCTTCTTATATCGTACTTGATAAGGGAGAGACAGATCTCTCTTACAAGCAGGTTCTTTCAGAAGCTGAATACCAGGAAGCAAGAGAAAACTGGGGCAATGGCTTCCGCGTAGGAATGGGAGCAGAAGCGATCAAAGAACTTCTTGAAGCGATCGATCTTGAAAAAGATTATGCTGAACTGCAGGCAGGACTTGAGGGTGCTACCGGACAGAAGAGAGCAAGAATCGTTAAGAGACTTGAAGTAGTAGAAGCTTTCCGCGAATCAGGAAACAAACCGGAATGGATGATCATGACTGCAATCCCGGTAATTCCGCCGGATCTGCGTCCGATGGTACAGTTGGATGGTGGACGTTTTGCAACATCTGACCTGAATGATCTGTACAGAAGAATTATCAACAGAAATAACCGTCTGAGAAGACTCCTTGAACTGGGAGCTCCGGACATTATCGTTAGAAACGAAAAGAGAATGCTGCAGGAAGCTGTAGATGCTCTGATCGACAATGGACGTCGTGGACGTCCGGTAACAGGTCCTGGAAACAGAGCACTGAAATCCCTTTCTGATATGCTGAAAGGTAAATCAGGACGTTTCCGTCAGAACCTGCTCGGAAAACGTGTTGACTACTCAGGACGTTCCGTTATCGTTGTAGGACCGGAATTGAAGATCTATCAGTGCGGTCTTCCGAAAGAAATGGCAATCGAGCTGTTCAAGCCGTTTGTTATGAAAGAACTTGTTGAGAGCGGAGCTGCTCACAATATTAAGAATGCTAAGAAAATGGTAGAGCGTCTTCAGCCGGAAGTATGGGATGTGCTTGAAGATGTAATCAAAGAGCATCCGGTTATGCTGAACCGTGCTCCTACACTTCACCGTCTTGGTATCCAGGCATTTGAACCGATTCTGGTAGAAGGTAAAGCAATTAAGCTTCATCCACTGGTATGTACCGCATTCAATGCCGATTTCGATGGTGACCAGATGGCGGTTCATCTTCCGCTTTCTGTAGAAGCTCAGGCTGAGTGCCGTTTCCTTCTGCTTTCACCAAACAACCTTCTGAAACCGTCTGATGGTGGTCCGGTAGCTGTTCCTTCACAGGATATGGTTCTTGGTATCTACTATCTGACGCAGGAAAGACCGGGAGCCAAGGGAGAAGGAAAAGTATTCAAGAGTGTGAATGAAGCAATTCTTGCTTATGAAAACGGAGTTGTAACTCTTCACTCAAGAATCAAAGTACGTGTGACAAAGACGATGCCGGATGGAACAAAGAAGACCGGTACAGTAGAGTCTACACTTGGACGTTTCATTTTCAACGAAATCATTCCGCAGGATCTTGGTTTTGTTGATCGTGAAAAAGAAGGAAATGAACTGGTCCTTGAAGTGGATTTCCATGTAGGAAAGAAACAGCTGAAACAGATTCTTGAAAAAGTTATTAACACACATGGTGCGTCAGCTACAGCTGAAGTACTTGACCATGTAAAATCAATGGGATACAAGCTCTCTACAAGAGCAGCTATGACTGTATCTATTTCAGATATGACTGTACCGCCACAGAAACCGGAACTGATCGCAAGAGCACAGTCAACAGTTGATAAGATCACACGTAACTTCAAGCGTGGTCTTATTACAGAAGAAGAGCGTTATAAAGAGGTTGTAGAAACCTGGAAAGAAACAGATGATGAGCTTACAGAAGCCCTTCTTACAGGACTTGATAAATACAACAATATCTTCATGATGGCAGATTCCGGAGCCCGTGGATCTGACAAACAGATCAAACAGCTTGCAGGTATGCGTGGACTTATGGCGGATACAACCGGTCATACGATCGAACTGCCAATCAAGTCAAACTTCCGTGAAGGTCTGGACGTACTGGAATACTTCATGTCTGCGCATGGAGCTCGAAAAGGTATGTCAGATACTGCCCTTCGTACAGCCGATTCAGGATACCTGACAAGACGTCTTGTTGACGTATCACAGGATCTGATCATCCGTGAGGTTGACTGTGTAAGCAAAGATGCCGAAATTCCGGGAATGTATCTGCATGCATTTATGGATGGAAATGAAGAAATCGAAAGTCTTCAGGAACGTATTACAGGAAGATATTCATGCTATACAATCTGTGACAAAGATGGCAATGTTCTTGTAAAGGCAAACCACATGATCACACCAAAACGTGCAGAAAAGATTATGAAATATGGTGTGGATGAAAATGGAAATTCACCGCTTAAGAAAGTGAAAGTCCGTACAATCCTGACCTGTAAATCACACATTGGTATCTGTGCGAAATGTTATGGTGCCAATATGGCAACAGGTGAACCGGTACAGGTTGGTGAAGCTGTCGGTATTATCGCAGCTCAGTCAATCGGTGAACCTGGTACACAGCTGACCATGCGTACTTTCCATAGTGGTGGTGTAGCCGGTGGAGATATCACACAGGGTCTTCCTCGTGTCGAAGAACTTTTTGAAGCAAGAAAGCCGAAAGGTCTTGCTATCATCACAGAAATCGCAGGTGTTGCAAACCTGAACGATACAAAGAAGAAGCGTGAAATCATCGTTACCAATCAGCAGACAGGTGAGACAAAGACTTATCTGATTCCTTATGGATCACGTATTAAAGTACAGGATGGAGCTGTTCTGGAAGCCGGTGACGAGCTTACAGAAGGTAGCGTGAACCCACATGACCTTCTTAAGATCAAAGGTCTTCGTGCTGCACAGGACTACATGCTTCAGGAAGTACAGAGAGTATACCGTTTGCAGGGTGTAGAAATCAATGATAAGCATATCGAAGTTATCGTTCGTCAGATGCTGAAGAAGATCCGCATCGAAGAAAGAGGGGATACTGAATTCCTTCCGGGAACAATGGTGGATGTCCTTGAGTTCAACGATGTAAATGAACAGATGGTAACAGAAGGTAAAGAACCTGCAACAGGAGAACAGATCATGCTTGGTATTACCAAGGCATCCCTGGCAACAGATTCCTTCCTGTCAGCTGCATCTTTCCAGGAGACAACCAAGGTTCTGACTGAGGCTGCTATCAAAGGTAAGGTTGACCACCTGATCGGTCTGAAAGAGAACGTCATTATCGGTAAACTGATTCCGGCAGGAACAGGTATGAGAAAATACCGTGACGTTAAACTTGATACAGGTCTTGGTATGGATATGGACGACGAAATCAGTTTTGATGATTTTGATATGGATGATGATACTGAGTCTGAAGTATCGGCAGAGACAGCAGAAACTGTTGAAACCGAAGAAAATGCTGACGAAACAGTTACAGTTGAAGAATAG
- a CDS encoding helix-turn-helix domain-containing protein, translating into MLDLAHIGERIRECRKKKMMTIRVLGEYTGLSAGYLSMLEQNKTSPNVDSLARICEALDIDIQYALEGEMPGKTVIHREEMSKHLYPEENMTVEVADFGQGESIFEYITIEPGESAKKEEYRHVFSEMCMVIKGTLNVEVEGKICSLHPGDSVYIKSRERHSISNPGKEPCVSIWVYHRDVPRRFERNENKIVK; encoded by the coding sequence ATGCTGGATTTAGCTCATATTGGTGAACGGATCAGAGAATGCAGAAAAAAGAAAATGATGACAATCCGGGTTTTGGGAGAATATACAGGACTTTCAGCGGGCTATCTGAGTATGCTGGAACAGAATAAGACATCTCCGAATGTGGACAGTCTTGCGCGAATTTGTGAAGCACTGGATATTGATATACAGTATGCACTGGAAGGGGAAATGCCGGGAAAGACGGTTATACACAGAGAAGAAATGAGTAAGCATCTTTATCCGGAAGAAAATATGACGGTTGAGGTTGCAGACTTTGGTCAGGGAGAATCGATTTTTGAATATATTACGATTGAACCGGGAGAATCTGCGAAAAAAGAAGAATATCGTCATGTCTTTTCGGAAATGTGTATGGTGATAAAAGGAACTCTGAATGTAGAGGTGGAAGGAAAAATTTGCAGTTTACATCCGGGAGACAGTGTATATATAAAGAGCAGAGAGCGTCATAGTATTTCCAATCCCGGAAAAGAACCTTGTGTCAGTATATGGGTATATCACCGGGATGTACCAAGACGGTTTGAAAGGAATGAAAATAAAATTGTGAAATAA
- a CDS encoding ABC transporter permease codes for MAEITKEQFKVVGKNTKTMESISRPNIGYWQDAWRRIRKNKIAFFSLCLIGLYVLMAIFVPMFSKYDIATQSVAEMNQSFSKAHWFGTDSLGRDLWVRAWSGARVSLTIGFAASIINAIVGSIMGGISGFYGGKIDMVIQRVVDVLYGIPSLIVTILLMVVVGNGVHCLILAMCCVGWIGGCRFVRGEVLKLRESDFVSAAKILGVPDIVIIVKHILPNIMGLIITNLTMAIPGAIFQEAFLSYIGLGIKPPNCSWGVLAKDGIAQLRIHPYQVFVPAFLICTTMLALNLLGDGLRDAFDPKLRGTE; via the coding sequence ATGGCAGAAATTACAAAAGAACAGTTTAAAGTTGTAGGAAAAAATACAAAGACAATGGAGTCTATTTCCCGTCCGAATATTGGTTACTGGCAGGATGCATGGAGACGAATCCGCAAGAATAAGATTGCATTCTTCTCATTGTGCCTGATTGGACTTTATGTACTTATGGCGATCTTTGTTCCAATGTTCAGCAAATATGACATTGCAACACAGAGTGTGGCAGAGATGAACCAGAGCTTTTCAAAAGCACATTGGTTTGGAACAGACTCTCTTGGACGTGATCTCTGGGTTCGTGCATGGTCTGGTGCGAGAGTATCTCTGACAATTGGTTTTGCAGCCAGCATCATCAATGCAATCGTTGGATCTATCATGGGTGGTATCTCAGGATTCTACGGTGGCAAGATCGATATGGTTATCCAGCGTGTCGTTGACGTATTATACGGAATCCCAAGTCTGATCGTTACCATTCTTCTTATGGTAGTTGTTGGTAACGGTGTACACTGTTTGATTCTTGCTATGTGTTGCGTCGGATGGATCGGTGGATGTCGTTTCGTTCGTGGTGAAGTATTAAAACTGAGAGAATCTGATTTCGTATCTGCAGCCAAGATCCTTGGTGTGCCGGATATCGTAATCATTGTAAAACATATTTTACCGAATATCATGGGACTTATCATTACAAACCTGACAATGGCTATTCCGGGAGCTATTTTCCAGGAGGCATTCCTGAGCTATATCGGTCTGGGTATCAAACCACCGAACTGCAGCTGGGGTGTACTTGCAAAAGACGGAATCGCACAGCTGAGAATTCATCCGTACCAGGTATTTGTACCGGCATTCCTGATTTGTACAACAATGCTTGCGCTGAATCTTCTTGGTGATGGACTTCGTGATGCATTTGACCCGAAACTTAGAGGAACCGAGTAG